cccggaaaatttccgggcgtgccactcaaggggttaaactccttTTATAAACTTTGAACTAAACATGGCACAATCACTGTGAACCTGCTTACTATAGTCtcggaatttaaaggggttgtcccgaggcagcaagtgggtctatacacttctgcatggccataataatgcactttgtaatgtacattaattatgagccatacagaagttataaaaagttttatacttacctgctccgttgctagcgtcctcgtctccatggagccgactaatttttggcctccgatggccaaattagccgcgcttgcgcagtccgggtcttcagcagtcttctatggagccgctcgtgccagagagcggctccgtgtagctccgccccgtcacgtgccgattccagccaatcaggaggctggaatcggcagtggaccgcacagaagagctgcggtccacgaaggtagaagatcccggcggccatcttcagcaggtgagtatgaagacgccggaccgccgggattcaggtaagcgctgtgcgggtggtttttttaacccctgcatcggggttgtctcgcgccgaacgggggggggggttaaaaaaaaaaaaaaacccgtttcggcgcgggacatctcctttaagcacttTCTACTTAAACCTTTACTCTGTCCCACCCTCCCTCTTCTGAACAATTAACTTCATATTTTCAAGACCTATCGTTTCCAACACTAAGCAAAACTTTTCTAGAACAAGTATTCTCGAAAATCGTCCCAGATGAGGTAAGGCCCCTGACTGCTTTTCAAGTAGCATATTACAAAAACCTTTCTCCAATCCTGAGTGTTCATCTTGCTAACTACTTTAATGCCATGCGAGACTGACACCCAGTGGGACAAGCCTTCCTGCTGGCAGCTATGTCTATGATTCCTAAACCGGAGAAAGATCCATTAGACAAACAAAACCATCACCCTATTTTTCTCATTAATATGGACATGAAACTTCTCACTAGGATCTTGATATCCCATTTTAAATACTGCTCTCCCATTGATGATTGGAAGGGATCAGGTGGGGTTTGTTCCAGGTCGTCGGGCTCCAGACAATATTCACCAAATCGCCCATGTCGTGCACACGTGTCTCTCAAGGGGCATTCCTGCCGTGATGCTTTTCCAGGACATATATAAGGCTTCTGATACTGTGAGCTGGCCTCTATTCCTGTTCTCCATGACTCGCGGCAGGGATGCCCtttatcccctcttctttttatttTAGCCATGGAAACCTTAGCCATTAAAATCCATAATAACCCAGACATCAAGGGGGTTGAGATTGCATTGGTCCACCATAAAAATTTGTATGTTCGCAGATTATATTCTACTGTTGGTGTCCTTTCACAAATACTTCTATTCCCAACCTAATGGTAGAACTGTCCAGGTTTGGATCATTCTTTCAGGTTTAACAATGCAAAATCAAgagcctttaaaggagatgtctcatgaaagcaagtgggtctatacacttccgtatggccatattaatgcactttgtaatgtacattgtgcattaattatgagccatacagaagttatttcacttacctgctccgttgctagcgtcctggtctccatggttccgtctaaaatcgcctcttctggcgattgtagacgcgcttgcgcagtccgggtcttctttcctcaatggggccgctcgtgcaggagagcgcttccgtgtagctccgccccgtcatgtgccgattccagccaatcaggaggctggaatcggcaatggaccgaacagaagccctgcggtccaccgagggtgaagatgccggcggccatcttcacaaggtaagtatgaagacgccggaccgcggggattcgggtaagtactatgcggttttttttttttgatccctgcatcgggtttgtctcgcgccgaacgggggggggctattaaaaaaaaattaaaaaacggtttcggcgtgagacatctcctttaaccttgCATTACACCACACCTGGTCTCCTCATTGCAATTTAATTTTCCTTTCCATTGGTGATCCCGTTCACTAgattacttaaggcccatttacatgcaacgattatcactcaaaatttgttcaagcaAATTAATTTGCATAATAAACATTAtgtgtaaatgcaaagccattgtACACTATTCATTCATTGTACACCATTCATTCATTGTACACTAGTCATTCATTGTACACCATTCATTCATTGTACACCATTCATTCATTGTACACCATTCATTCATTGTACACCATTCATTCATTGTACACTAGTCATTCATTGTACACCATTCATTCATTGTACACTAGTCATTCATtaatcgctgagtttcagcctgcataaaaatgtttGTTAGTTCTTTTTGCATTTCACTTTATTTAAATGGTAATCTTTCAGTCTCTGAAAGACTAAAGggcttgaggggaggggtgattgtttgccttaCATAAACACAATGACTAATTGTTTACTCATGTGGCCCAACACAATGGCTTATCTTCACATGTATTAAAATGCTACCAGCCAGAGATTCCTCACATAAACACCTGTCCACCTGAGCAAACATACACCATGTTTACtgtagctaatgagggaaatggggaGGATTTCACATAATTATctgtacatttcaatgctcaGCGTTTCTATGTTAAAAAGGCAGTTAATTCGTTCATTtgttcgttcaaacgataattgtgtgtaaatggggctttaggtgtATGTCTAGCTAATTCTTATATATAACTATATGCTCAAAACTGCTTTCCTCTACCCTGTAAACCTAGACGACTACTAGAGAATTGGACTGTCTATTAAATTTAGTGGCTAAGAAGAGTGAACTCCCTAAAATTGGCATTCCTTCCCAAACCTCTTTAGAGCGCTTCCAGTCCAAGTCCCTGGGCGCACACTATAAACATTTCAACAAATGTCCCTTCGCTTTGGAGAAACTCCATTCCTAACGTTTCATGCTCTACCCCAAGAGGCACAGAGTCAAAGGAGGTCTAGGCATTCCAAACTTCCTAAAATATTACCAGGCAGCACAGATGGCTCAACTGGCTCTCCTCCACTCAAAAACTAACGCCCCTTTTCTGCTTACTCTAGCGGCCCCAGAAATCTATCCTCTCACTATTGACTCACTCCTGTGGACCCCACAGATACAGACCCCTATTACTAACACAAACATGAGACATTCTCTTATCTGGGACTCCATTAAATACACAGGTGGCCTGATCTCCCCACATTTACCTCTCCTGCCCTTTCTACAAAATCCTCTACTTCCTCCTGGCAATGACTCTCCCCAAACTACAAAATGACATTAACCTCcattttccaaaagccataacttttttacttttcttttgtcGCGGCCGTATAACAGCTTGTGTTTTGCGTGGCGAAcggtagtttttgatggtgccatttctgggtacatagattatattgtaaaacttttgttttgtttttttatatatataacagGAAGAGAACGCATCAATTCGgccatcaattttttttaattttttttttaacagcgttaatcatgcagcataaatgacacaatccattttttctgtgggccgcTACGATTGcaaggataccaaaattcttctttttttttttttttttttaaagcttttccagttttctgcaataaaatccattttatgggaatttttttttttcttaaaggggtggtctcgcgaaaccaagtggggttatacacttccgtatggccatattaatgcactttgtaatgtacattgtgcattaaatatgagccatacagaagttattccacttacctgctccgttgctagcgtcctcgtctccatggttccgtctaaattcgccggcagcttgcttttttagacgcgcttgcgcagtccggtcttctccattcagcacgagccgcttcagtgtgctccccgctacagctcttctgcgcatgcgcagacgagctgtcactgctcgggagcgcgctgaagcggccattctgcaccatcctctgttagaggaaggtgcagaaactggagctgcccagcggagaagcccagcccagcagccccgagaagcctcccaggtaagtgatgggtcgggggggggctgccgctgcgccgggctgcgccgggggggctgtcgctgcgccgggggggctgtcgctgcgccgggggggggctgccgctaggccggggggggctgccgctgcgccgggctgcgccgggggggctgtcgctaggccggggggggctgccgctaggccgggggggaactagcgctgggctccggaacctagcgctgggctccggggccttcacctgggctgagggtctagcgctggggagccgggggctagcgccggttacctgctgtctggtcggcggctgcggggcgtctggtcggcggctgcggggcgtccggttgccatggagacacagctggtagcgtctcgggagcacgcacgtcgggctgcagcgagcgacggggaaagagccggcggccatcttgaggaaacttttataagttgctggaacggtaagtacgaaccagctagaaatgtcatttacaggggggctttgtaatgtatgtttaatgggggggactgggcaaaaaaaaaaattaactgcttcctcgagacatctcctttaatcgctgcattcaaagtcatgtaacttctttattttcctATGTtcggagctttgtgagggcttagttttttgcgagacaagctgtagtttttttagtaccattttggggtacatacggctcttttgatcacttttattgcacttttaggaaggcaaaacgctaaaaattagcattttgcctcagttttttagcgttttttacgATCTTTTCCGTGCAGAATCAAAAGCACGTGCAACTTATTGGACATGTCGATATCAAATACGtgggattttaatattttttttttttacctttttcatgctaatatgagaaaaagcacaaaaggatttttttagcttttttttttttttacatttttcttttttgcactttttaataatttttttgttttacactgaatccccgcgctccggtgacttctatacttaccggttgaagatggccgccgggatcctctacctccgtggaccgcagctcttctgtgcggtccattgccgattccagcctcctgattggctagaatcagcacgtgacggggcggagctacacggagccccatagagaacaggagaagacctggactgcgcaagcgtgtctaatttggccattaggccattttaggcggcgaaaattagacggcaaccatggagacgaggacgccagcagcggagcaggtaagtgaaaaactttttataacttctgtatggctcatatttaatgcacaatgtacattacaaagtgcattaatatggccatacagaagtgtatagacccacttgctgccgcgggacaacccctttaaggcacagcactgatgatcgctgtgataaggcattgtaggactaCTGTCTTCCAATGCCTTatggcttatacagcgatcacaggcactggtaatacaggacgccggtatctggcgtcctattgccatggcaaccagttgGGCTCTCGGCGGTTATATCGTGAGAGCCcgtcaacttcacagagggagcatgctccctctgtgaacccttcccatgccgcaatctacatagattgtgaaagggttaacagcggggggcgcatctccgatgcactaCCGCTGTTACAGCGTGAggctggctatgactgacagtcggctcccgctgccggatagcgcgagatcacttatgatcttgcgctatgcccaggacataagtttactccctgttgcgggaagtaccccgctgcctgGATATAAacctacgccctggagcgggaaggggttaatacccaCACGATAAAGGCCTGATCTCTCAAATATTCTCCTGGTCCACTCCTCCTGCCACACACAATTGTCATACATCTTTTACTGGCAAACGGATACAGGAAACACCCGTACCGATGAGGATTGATTTCAGATCTGGGAGTCAActaataaaagtgcccaaaacaCACTAACGCTGGAGACCTCTATCAAAGTCCTGTTCCGCTGGTATTTCATTCCCACCCTAATAAACCCTTCGGTATTAGGACCCCCTTCTAATTGTTTTTGTTAATGCTCTTTCCCCGGTAACATGctccatatctggtggtcctgcccccgAGTTAGGGTTATGGATCAGAGTCTATAAACTAATGTATTCTGGAACGTTCCAACATACACAAAAACCCATagaaagcttttttttctttttatttgtgaTTCTCTgcacagacattaaaggggttttgtcattagaaaacaaaaattctatactttccCATTCCTCCCCGTCGGTctgcttaccgcatcttctcctcgctgatcttctcctgtatcttgcagttcccccgggtcacctcactgcgAGCCAGCTGATTCTTCCATtgacgaagcgtccattctctgcagtctccctTCTGCAGGGCAATgcatgctacgtcactagtgatgtagcattcatggCCTAGCAGGAAGTGCCACGCTATTGCGGAGACTGCGCATGCGAGCTTTCtcactgcaatagtatatgaactcttgcAGCGAGACAACGTGCATGCGCGGTTTCGGCAATAGGCcggaattccttcctaggcagttaacattacgtcactagtgacgtaacctacatttacctgctggaagaagaatgcagagaatggacgcatcataacaagaagaggatctggctggctggcgagaggtgagatgacccgggggactggagaagatcagcgaggagaagatacgGTAAGATGATATAAATTGATTATAGGGGGCAGATAACTGTAAAATAAAGTGGATTTCCCAGTGCAGCATTACTGGTCTGATTTCAGAAGCCACTGCAGATTCTTTAATTGTACCTTTCATTGCTCACATGACTACCTAGTCAATCATTTGCGCCAAATGGGCATCTGCACATGAACTTGAGAAAACCCCTTGCAATAACATTCTGTCTGCCATTGAAATGGTTAAATGCATTATATGTAATATTTgaacattaggctgggttcacacagggtggattgcCTTTGCATAGCCACACTgctgcaaaaccgctgcgtttgcagtgcaatgcagcacaaatgtgtttgggcaaaagcTGATCTCACAgtgtggattttttccgcacagccgcagtgcggaaatgcaactgcgtcgcggttttaaaagatgcagcatgtttatTCTTCGggcttttccgcagcgcttttttgtccatagaactctatggacgcagccaaatccgcggcaaaaagtaaaaaagcgctgcggaaaaaaaccgcttgcggatttttccgcacgaaaacccacagaaaaatccgcaagcccaaattaacctttgaagcggttttgccgcagaagcggtTCTTCTgtggaaaaaccgcggcaaatccgccctgtgtgaacccagcctaattgtaCTTGATGCATATCGCTGTCAATCTTTTGCTTCTATTTACAAATTTGCTTATTTGCAAAACTGTTTACTGTAGTAAGTGGCAAACGAGCATAAATCACTAAATCTATGCAGCAACGAGCATATTCTCAGAAATTTTGCTACAAAGTAAATAAGGCAGACCTGAGACGTGCATAAACCTACGTTTGGGCGGGAGTTGGGTTATGTTCGCACGGCAGAATCTTTCACATGGATTTCACTTGTAAAACTACAGCAGAATTCCGCAAACGAGTGCATGCCTCTTAATACACTTGTCGCATCTGGTGGCACCCCTGTACATCAGACTGAAACCTATGCCAGCCCTGAATTGGCATAGGTTTCTACTAATATACACCAGTCTGGAGACCACGCCCTTAACACAAAACCCTgtcaactttttgaaaaagtagcGGGACTTGACGTAAATCTGCATGCATCAAAATTGCAACTCTTGTATGCTGAAAAACTGGTATGCAAAGATTGATCCGCTCCGGAGTTACTACAATAAAGCAGAACCAAATTACAGATAAACATGAGTTGGTATaacattacaatttttttttttatcatttcagATATGGACAACAGAAATCGAAACCCCCATCTGCGTGATGCAGTGTTCCATGATCGAAGAAATCCTTTGCCCCCTTGTCACGCATGTGGAACATTTTGCAATAATCAATGTGGTATGAACATGCACTGGGAACAAAGGAGGTTGCACCATCCCATTCCTGGACTAGTTGACGGAGCCCAGGGACATCGATATACTTCTCCTCCAAACCCGTACTTTAGTGGTGTAGCAAATACTGTGTCTTTTTCAAATATACGCCCTCCTGTCAGACATGGAACCCCTCCAGTAAATGTTCAAGGGAATTCTGGGATGATTCAGATATCCTCACCATACCAAGGATATCGCAGACCTGGAGATGCCAAGTCTCCAAACGTTTTTCCCAACAAGCCAGAACACACTGCTGGCAATGGCTTCCATGGAAGCAACATTTCAGCCTCTTCGCCTCATGGGTCTAACCAGGGTGTCAAGTATGGAACTGTTCCTGCAAACAGTGGTGGAAATCACAGGAAGTCCCAGTCTATGTCTCCATTGGCAGCCATTGAAACAATGCCAGTGTTTGCTGCCAATAACAGTTCGGGTACTGTTGGTGACCAGAGGAACAGACCTTTACCTCAAACAGTTACCAGTAGTGATAATAGCAGAGACCGAAATGCACTCCCTCCGTATGGTAATGGAAAACACCAACAACATTTCTCCATTAGTGGTAGCAAAATTACCAGAATGAATCCAGCGCCATCAGCATTTGGCAACAGCGGGCAACTGAAGACTGGTGAAGCTGCAGGAAGTAAGAATTCCTTGCCATCGGATGGAGGAGACACTGCTTCCAAAAACACTCTTCCTTCATCCTCTAGCTTTCTTAGTCAAGTTGTGGAGAAGGTTATAGTAAATGAAAGTCACACCACCAAAAGGCCTGCGTCACAGACAGCTTCTGAAAGTGGGGTTCCTGTGAAAAGAGCCAGTCCATCAGTAATCATTGTTGACTGCGATGAAGAAAACCGCACCCTCACTCCAAGAACTACTGGGAATATGCAAGGTCCTGGTTATGTTGTAGTTCCAAATACCAAATTGGGTCCCCCTTCAGCTCCAGTTGTAGTTCTTGGAATCCTGGATTCTAAGAAAACTCCTCCACCTGAAATGAAAGAAAATAAGCGCCAAACACCACCAATTACGATCAGTAACGTCCGGGGTGCTGGTACACCTGAAATGAAAGAAAATAAACGCCAAACCCCACCAATTACCATCAGTAATGTTCGAAGTGCTGGCTTACCTGAAATGAAAGAAAGCAAGCGCCAGACACCACCAATTACAATCAGTAACGTCCGGAGTACTTGCACACCTGAAATGAGAGAGAATAAACGCCAGACACCCCCAATTACCATTATTAACGTCCGAAGTGCCGGCGTACCCGAAACTAAAGAAAGCAAGCGTCAGACACCGCCAATTACCATTAGTAACATCCGCAGTTCTGGCATTTTTATGACTCCAACTTCCAGAGCTCCAAGAGAAATAAAGAAAGACTCCTTCAATTCAATCATAATTATTGATGACAAAGATGGCGAAGGAGTGGTACCATCACGCCCTTCTGCTGGTAGTTCAAATATTGAAGTTAAAACTTCTTCTAAACCTATGACCCCTCCAGTAACCAACCCCAAAAGTAACAGGGAACCTCCTCCTGCCGCTCCTCCTTCCTCAAGTAACAAAATTGTCCAGCCTCAAAGTGGCCAACCAGGAGCTGCCGTTTTGGTCAATAAAGTTCAGGTGCAGCAGCCCTCACCGATCATTGTCACAGGAGGTACCAATCTCGGCAACCAGCCCTTGTCTGTCCCTGTAAACGGCAACCAAAGTATCATGCTTACATTCCCCGTCTCAGTTGGTGGTTCAGGAATTATGCTTGCAACACCCGTGAATATTGCCGAAAACCAGATTTCGGGCATAAAACAGAACAGAGTGCCAATTGGTAATAACAAAAGACTTATGCCAACAAACACTGTTGCCACTTCCAGGACTGTCAATCCTAAATTTAGCTCTGTAGCGATGACCCCAGTAATTGGTCAAACAAATGCGCTGCCCGTGTCTGTGCCTCCTAGGCATGGAAATCCTGTAGCCATTAATGTAAACCAATCTGGGAATATCAACAGTCCTCTCAACATAAAGAACACCAACCTTAATGCTGGAACCCTCAAGGCCGTGCCCGTATCGGCTGCAGGAAATCCGCCTGTGGGACAAACATTTTTTGTAGATGCCAATTCTGGTCTAATTCTAACTGGATCCGCTGTTCCTGCCAAGAATAACGTCTCCTCTGGTATTGGCAACGCAACAGTGGTCACTGTTAATGGCAATGTGGTCGCTGGAAACGTTGCTCCTGTAACCTTGGGTGGAAAACTGGCATTTAGCAACATCGCCAATGTAAATGGACTATACATTGGCAATAATTCCCCTGTTGCACTTACAGGCAATGCCAATAATAAAGGAACATTGAGTATTAACAATCCCACAATACTCACCTTAAATGGTGGTTTGGGCATTGGCAATTCAGGGTCTGTAGCGACACCCATTGCGAATATTGCTTCTGTCAATACAAATAGGACTTTGCAGGTGGCCCAGACTTCAGCTTCTACTGTTGTGGGTGGTGCCAGTCAGCAAAATACTGGCATTATTATAAGGCAGATTGGAGAGACAAGTGGAGTTACTAACCAACCCAACAATGAGCAGCAGCAAACAATTGTATTGGAAAGACTGTTTAAATGCAGTGAGTGTGATGAGAAGTTTAATTCCCTTGAGAACTTGACTACTCATCAAGCGGTTCATAGGCCAATAGATGTCCCAGCTGGCGGCCATGTTGGCAAATCGACTGCCAAAAACTCTAGTGGTAATGAAGCTCTTCCAGGAACAAGAGATGACGATGCTCCGACCATTTTGTACACTACACAAGGTGACGATGGAAGCACTGTGTATGTTGTTACGGTGTAGATGCAGCATACATATCCTCTTTTTTGCAGCAGTCATTTTAGTTGcaagtttctctttttttttggggAGGGGGTTTGTCAACTTTCTATATGTGTAAAAGTTATAAGATCTATTAGAAAATTTAGATTTTCAATGTGTTGTCTCAGATTTCAAGCTCCCAGACAGAAGTCTGCAGCTTATCTAGAACCTTGGCCTATTCGTTGTAGGTGACCTGTCATTTCGCCACTGGCTGCTTAACCAGAAAGGGAAAAAGTTAATCGTAGTTTTAGAAATGTTACACATGTAAATAATGCAGAATAGAtttcacaaatacactgaatttaAAGCAAATTGCTTTAACTATTTCCACTAAACAGTTTCCTGAACTTCGACACGTTTTCTGAATTAGTAGGACGCCCGGTAGTTTTTGAGTTGCAAGTGAGGGGCTGCTCGTGGACCTGGAAGGTGGTGATGGAAAGTAAGGGATGCTAATGAACCATGTAACATAATGGACTATGCTTCAATATGTAGCTCGTTAGGGGCACTTTTACATCAGTTCCTACATGATATGCTCTTAATAACATGGGGAAAGTAgtgttaggctatattcacactatGCAGCAGTTTTTGTATTGAGCAGTTTTGGGTAGGGTCTTCTGAATACAACTTGCAAATCCAGTACACAGAATCCATCAGGTCTTTAGATATGGACATCTGCTCACTTTGGCCATCGGTACCAGCAATGATCCCGCGGTATAGTCCCTGCTTTTTTTTTCGGTGCTGTAAATGTAAGTTTGCCAAGACCTGAACAGCCTAGGCAGTAAACGCATATCTGTCTGAATTTTACATCAGATGAACATTGATATAGCTGCCAAAGACTAAACTATTCTGTCATCTGTTTCCTCACACTTTGAGTTGTTGGCTTTGTTCTCCTTGCTGTTGAAGagttcgtaaaaaaaaaaaaaccaacaaaacttagtCAAACTGCTG
This genomic window from Eleutherodactylus coqui strain aEleCoq1 chromosome 12, aEleCoq1.hap1, whole genome shotgun sequence contains:
- the LOC136587105 gene encoding uncharacterized protein, whose protein sequence is MERPLISESLAQVTFDDAAIYFSEEQWQNLEEFQKKIYKELIKEIYETMLALGYRIPKPEIVSLIERGEEPCIDACKKPKHQESQPQGAPDGSKDSEPVIKVERESPEASTPLAPSEISSSQERIVAQCTRCGMYCNNQCRVGFQWNAQGGMHSAQGMHSGSYMDVNQGKQYVTPPPTYFNGSPVSPGFASRGEGMSHPTSPMAAYGNAGMVPLSPHYSGPAYRNATEPSSPFSLPERPGNPVFAFEQMPMGPPSSHVDMDNRNRNPHLRDAVFHDRRNPLPPCHACGTFCNNQCGMNMHWEQRRLHHPIPGLVDGAQGHRYTSPPNPYFSGVANTVSFSNIRPPVRHGTPPVNVQGNSGMIQISSPYQGYRRPGDAKSPNVFPNKPEHTAGNGFHGSNISASSPHGSNQGVKYGTVPANSGGNHRKSQSMSPLAAIETMPVFAANNSSGTVGDQRNRPLPQTVTSSDNSRDRNALPPYGNGKHQQHFSISGSKITRMNPAPSAFGNSGQLKTGEAAGSKNSLPSDGGDTASKNTLPSSSSFLSQVVEKVIVNESHTTKRPASQTASESGVPVKRASPSVIIVDCDEENRTLTPRTTGNMQGPGYVVVPNTKLGPPSAPVVVLGILDSKKTPPPEMKENKRQTPPITISNVRGAGTPEMKENKRQTPPITISNVRSAGLPEMKESKRQTPPITISNVRSTCTPEMRENKRQTPPITIINVRSAGVPETKESKRQTPPITISNIRSSGIFMTPTSRAPREIKKDSFNSIIIIDDKDGEGVVPSRPSAGSSNIEVKTSSKPMTPPVTNPKSNREPPPAAPPSSSNKIVQPQSGQPGAAVLVNKVQVQQPSPIIVTGGTNLGNQPLSVPVNGNQSIMLTFPVSVGGSGIMLATPVNIAENQISGIKQNRVPIGNNKRLMPTNTVATSRTVNPKFSSVAMTPVIGQTNALPVSVPPRHGNPVAINVNQSGNINSPLNIKNTNLNAGTLKAVPVSAAGNPPVGQTFFVDANSGLILTGSAVPAKNNVSSGIGNATVVTVNGNVVAGNVAPVTLGGKLAFSNIANVNGLYIGNNSPVALTGNANNKGTLSINNPTILTLNGGLGIGNSGSVATPIANIASVNTNRTLQVAQTSASTVVGGASQQNTGIIIRQIGETSGVTNQPNNEQQQTIVLERLFKCSECDEKFNSLENLTTHQAVHRPIDVPAGGHVGKSTAKNSSGNEALPGTRDDDAPTILYTTQGDDGSTVYVVTV